The Sesamum indicum cultivar Zhongzhi No. 13 linkage group LG2, S_indicum_v1.0, whole genome shotgun sequence genome contains a region encoding:
- the LOC105174703 gene encoding phytolongin Phyl1.1, which translates to MDPVKSTVSYCCVSKGARVLYAYNSGDHGIEDLAALCLERTPPFHRWYFQTTGKTTFGFLMDDGYVYFAIVNRSLSNSQVLGFLEKLRDQFRMVGKRGSTTSVSSLNTSLCLQEQLLPAVTRLVASLERLSLSPSGTGTTDCWPAQNALPLPYEGELALSPCNNANGHIETGSSTKAPLLGKPSKQEKKKMKDHVIAVTVRDTEMEEHRRSTDRGVKIDSGLLNSSSQGTSSASPMRKEFSSTRIKSGSQNLQKKWCRQVRIVLAIDAAVCLVLFIIWLIICHGMACIR; encoded by the coding sequence ATGGATCCTGTTAAAAGTACTGTTTCTTACTGCTGTGTTTCCAAGGGGGCCCGAGTTCTTTACGCTTATAATAGTGGAGACCATGGGATTGAAGACTTGGCTGCATTGTGCTTGGAGAGAACTCCTCCTTTTCACCGATGGTATTTTCAAACCACGGGTAAAACAACTTTTGGGTTTCTGATGGACGACGGGTATGTCTATTTTGCCATAGTGAATCGGAGTCTTAGCAACTCACAAGTTCTTGGCTTCCTTGAGAAATTGAGGGATCAATTCAGGATGGTTGGTAAAAGGGGCTCTACCACAAGTGTGTCAAGTCTCAACACTTCACTCTGTTTGCAAGAACAATTGCTTCCTGCTGTAACTCGCTTGGTTGCCTCGCTAGAGCGTCTCTCACTCTCACCCTCAGGGACTGGCACCACGGACTGCTGGCCTGCACAGAATGCTTTACCTTTACCATATGAAGGAGAGCTCGCACTTTCGCCATGTAATAATGCCAACGGCCACATTGAAACTGGTTCTTCAACAAAAGCCCCACTGCTGGGAAAGCCTAGCAaacaagagaagaagaaaatgaaggatCATGTAATTGCTGTGACTGTGAGAGACACTGAGATGGAGGAGCACAGGAGATCAACGGATAGAGGTGTGAAGATTGATTCAGGACTGCTCAATTCCAGCAGCCAAGGAACATCATCAGCTTCTCCAATGCGGAAGGAATTTAGTTCAACAAGGATTAAATCTGGCTCTCAAAATCTGCAAAAGAAGTGGTGTCGCCAAGTACGGATTGTCCTTGCCATTGATGCGGCAGTCTGTCTTGTTCTATTCATAATTTGGTTAATTATATGCCATGGTATGGCGTGCATTCGCTGA
- the LOC105174714 gene encoding RING-H2 finger protein ATL7, translated as MSYSVKNTIPDQETSNNGTGNAANCCSRASSQLKLYQAFIFSVPILFTFILLLLFYFFYLRPRRVDWSSLRMRTGNFMPTSESSDDISRCELGLKKELREMLPVIVFKESFSVKDTQCSVCLGDYQAEDRLQQIPSCGHTFHMDCIDLWLATHTTCPLCRKSLLASTKSPCAHGVPDSRVETDGGTCDEDPQTSQ; from the exons atgtcttATAGTGTTAAAAATACCATTCCAGACCAAGAAACATCCAACAATGGTACTGGTAACGCTGCTAATTGTTGCTCCAGGGCTTCATCTCAGCTAAAACTGTACCAAGCTTTCATCTTTTCGGTTCCAATTCTCTTTACATTTATTCTTCTCctcttgttttatttcttctatCTCCGTCCCCGGAGGGTGGACTGGTCTTCTCTCAGAATGAGGACTGGTAATTTCATGCCAACATCTGAAAGTAGTGATGATATCTCCAGG TGTGAATTGGGGTTGAAGAAGGAGCTGCGAGAGATGCTACCCGTTATCGTGTTCAAGGAAAGTTTTTCTGTCAAAGACACACA ATGCTCAGTTTGCCTTGGTGATTACCAAGCAGAGGATAGACTTCAGCAGATACCGTCCTGCGGGCATACGTTCCACATGGACTGCATCGACCTGTGGCTGGCCACGCATACCACTTGTCCACTTTGTCGCAAATCTCTCCTTGCTTCCACTAAAAGTCCTTGCGCACATGGAGTACCAGATAGTCGCGTGGAAACTGATGGCGGGACTTGTGATGAAGATCCTCAAACTAGTCAATAA
- the LOC105174725 gene encoding uncharacterized protein LOC105174725 isoform X1 produces MLQRFVFWLASWFRIKIVDPLLQILRRGTEPKQLAFSAALGITLGVFPICGVTVFLCGIAVAVLRSLCHAPTVMLANFIATPIELSLMVPFLRFGEIITGGHHFPLTSDAFKKVLTGQASHEALRSIFLALLGWVVAAPLILGALYLLLLPCFKILVHKFSAVPSSPKKALNSISSPRKPLNSPSEVRLKVRDV; encoded by the exons ATGCTGCAACGATTCGTTTTCTGGTTGGCTTCATGGTTCCGTATAAAAATTGTCGACCCTCTTCTCCAAATTCTCCGCCg GGGAACCGAGCCAAAGCAGCTTGCATTCTCGGCTGCGCTTGGGATCACTTTAGGAGTGTTTCCCATCTGTG GGGTTACAGTGTTCCTATGTGGGATAGCTGTTGCAGTTCTTCGATCTCTTTGTCATGCTCCAACTGTAATGCTGGCAAATTTCATTGCTACTCCTATAGAATTGAG TCTGATGGTTCCATTCCTACGGTTTGGTGAAATCATTACCGGTGGGCATCATTTTCCTTTAACTTCTGATGCTTTTAAGAAGGTCTTGACTGGACAAGCTTCACATGAAGCCTTGCGGAGCATTTTCCTTGCG TTGTTGGGGTGGGTTGTTGCAGCACCACTTATCTTAGGAGCCctatatttattgttgttgCCATGTTTCAAGATCTTGGTTCATAAATTCAGCGCTGTTCCTTCAAGCCCAAAAAAGGCACTGAACTCCATTTCAAGCCCGAGAAAGCCACTCAACTCCCCTTCTGAAGTCAGGCTAAAAGTCAGGGATGTATGA
- the LOC105174725 gene encoding uncharacterized protein LOC105174725 isoform X2 — protein sequence MWDSCCSSSISLSCSNCNAGKFHCYSYRIESFLEETQNPDPFWALFCSLMVPFLRFGEIITGGHHFPLTSDAFKKVLTGQASHEALRSIFLALLGWVVAAPLILGALYLLLLPCFKILVHKFSAVPSSPKKALNSISSPRKPLNSPSEVRLKVRDV from the exons ATGTGGGATAGCTGTTGCAGTTCTTCGATCTCTTTGTCATGCTCCAACTGTAATGCTGGCAAATTTCATTGCTACTCCTATAGAATTGAG AGTTTTCTTGAAGAAACTCAGAATCCTGATCCTTTTTGGGCTTTGTTCTGTAGTCTGATGGTTCCATTCCTACGGTTTGGTGAAATCATTACCGGTGGGCATCATTTTCCTTTAACTTCTGATGCTTTTAAGAAGGTCTTGACTGGACAAGCTTCACATGAAGCCTTGCGGAGCATTTTCCTTGCG TTGTTGGGGTGGGTTGTTGCAGCACCACTTATCTTAGGAGCCctatatttattgttgttgCCATGTTTCAAGATCTTGGTTCATAAATTCAGCGCTGTTCCTTCAAGCCCAAAAAAGGCACTGAACTCCATTTCAAGCCCGAGAAAGCCACTCAACTCCCCTTCTGAAGTCAGGCTAAAAGTCAGGGATGTATGA
- the LOC105174765 gene encoding glycerophosphodiester phosphodiesterase GDPD4 isoform X7 produces the protein MNAYNNALSSGVDCIEIDVSRSSDGVLFALHDRDLQRISGNSTSRVGYLTIKEIADLGSSLQHSLEFHDVNIPTIEDALKFVSGSVRQVILDAKVGPPLFEKGLAKDILSVVKRTKCRNCLVWAKSDSLARDVIKLSGDTMVGYIVMMDPSTGTRTKLLRMRGAAVVAVYHPLIDEELVRILHGRKKKVYAWTVDEEECMQKMLLEGVDGVVTSNPALLQRVMQDARTQCFEEGFSLASSEH, from the exons ATGAATGCATATAATAATGCTTTAAGTTCTGGAGTAGATTGCATTGAGATTGATGTATCTCGTTCTTCAGATGGAGTATTGTTTGCTCTTCATGACAG GGATCTGCAGAGAATATCTGGGAATAGTACTTCTAGGGTTGGTTATTTGACCATCAAAGAG ATTGCAGATCTGGGTTCCAGTCTTCAGCATTCGCTAGAGTTTCATGATGTAAATATTCCAACCATTGAAGATGCACTAAAG TTCGTATCAGGTTCTGTCAGGCAGGTTATTCTTGATGCTAAAGTTGGGCCACCTCTATTTGAGAAGGGATTGGCAAAGGATATCCTTTCTGTT GTTAAAAGAACCAAGTGTAGGAACTGCCTTGTATGGGCGAAAAGTGACAGTCTAGCAAGGGATGTAATTAAGTTATCCGGAGATACAATG GTGGGGTACATTGTAATGATGGATCCCTCAACTGGAACCAGGACAAAATTATTGAGGATGCGGGGTGCTGCTGTGGTTGCTGTTTACCACCCTTTAATTGATGAAGAGCTTGTGAGAATCCTACATGG gaggaagaagaaggtTTATGCTTGGACTGTTGATGAAGAGGAGTGCATGCAGAAAATGTTGTTAGAGGGTGTGGATGGTGTGGTCACAAGTAACCCTGCTCTGCTACAGCGTGTTATGCAAGATGCGAGAACACAATGCTTTGAAGAAGGTTTTTCATTGGCTTCTTCAGAGCACTAG